In one window of Phalacrocorax carbo chromosome 22, bPhaCar2.1, whole genome shotgun sequence DNA:
- the AZIN2 gene encoding antizyme inhibitor 2 isoform X4 yields MNGYLNESNFMMVEEGFTARDLLENLLVELCQATDQQAFFVADLGDIVKKYLHFLKALPRVKPYFPVKCNSSEGVIRLLAELGAGFACTNKAEIARVQGIGVPADKIFYSSPCKQVAHIKYAANHSVQLMTFDNEVELSKVARSHPHARMLLGIAADSSPSTHPSMTFGTTLKSCRHLLETAKEQAVEVVGISFHLGSCGLEPQAFAQSVAAAQLVFEMGTELGYRMHLLDIGGGFPGTEDTRAQFEETAAGWRSLRDLGDTTSPPPSPSLPASLPWKRFPRSSLALMKPCPDHPAHSSSLWGPPGHAEDCIADSLELPELQVGDWLIFEDMGAYTIATSSVLGGCPQPQITYAMSRVAWKAIQLFQGKPPQTEDNRESVCTPLSCGWEMADTLCVTPVFTPASII; encoded by the exons ATGAATGGGTACTTGAACGAGTCCAACTTCATGATGGTGGAGGAGGGCTTCACCGCCAGAGACCTCCTGGAGAACCTCCTCGTGGAGCTGTGCCAGGCG ACCGACCAGCAAGCTTTCTTCGTGGCAGACCTTGGGGACATTGTGAAGAAATACCTGCATTTCCTGAAGGCCTTGCCCCGTGTGAAACCCTACTTCCCAGTTAAGTGCAACAGCAGCGAAGGAGTGATAAGGCTGCTGGCTGAGCTGGGGGCAGGCTTCGCCTGTACCAACAAG gcagagatcgCACGGGTTCAAGGCATCGGAGTCCCAGCTGACAAGATCTTCTACAGCAGCCCCTGCAAGCAGGTTGCCCACATCAAATACGCAGCCAACCACAGCGTGCAGCTGATGACCTTCGATAACGAGGTGGAGCTGAGCAAGGTGGCCAGGAGCCACCCTCATGCCAG GATGTTGTTGGGTATTGCTGCTGACTCCAGCCCCTCTACCCATCCGAGCATGACGTTTGGGACCACGCTCAAGTCCTGCCGGCACCTGCTAGAGACAGCGAAGGAGCAGGCTGTGGAGGTTGTTGGCATCAG CTTTCACCTGGGGAGCTGCGGTCTGGAGCCCCAGGCCTTCGCTCAGTCTGTGGCTGCGGCGCAGCTGGTCTTCGAGATGGGCACAGAGCTGGGCTACCGGATGCACCTCCTGGACATTGGAGGGGGATTCCCTGGCACTGAGGACACCAGAGCCCAGTTCGAAGAG ACGGCTGCGGGGTGGAGATCGTTGCGAGACCTGGGCGATACTACGTCACCTCCGCCTTCACCTTCGCTGCCAGCATCACTGCCATGGAAGAGGTTCCCACGGAGCAGCCTGGCTCTGATG AAACCCTGCCCAGACCACCCCGcgcacagcagcagcctctggggCCCCCCGGGACATGCAGAGGACTGCATTGCTGACAGCCTGGAGCTGCCCGAGCTGCAGGTTGGGGACTGGCTGATTTTCGAGGATATGGGTGCCTACACCATTGCAACCTCATCCGTGCTTGGGGGCTGTCCCCAGCCACAGATCACCTACGCCATGTCCCGCGTGGCCTG GAAAGCCATCCAGCTCTTCCAGGGAAAGCCACCGCAAACAGAAGACAACCGCGAGAGCGTCTGCACCCCGCTGTCCTGCGGCTGGGAGATGGCAGACACGCTCTGCGTCACCCCGGTCTTCACTCCGGCCAGCATCATCTGA
- the AZIN2 gene encoding antizyme inhibitor 2 isoform X3, with translation MNGYLNESNFMMVEEGFTARDLLENLLVELCQATDQQAFFVADLGDIVKKYLHFLKALPRVKPYFPVKCNSSEGVIRLLAELGAGFACTNKAEIARVQGIGVPADKIFYSSPCKQVAHIKYAANHSVQLMTFDNEVELSKVARSHPHASMTFGTTLKSCRHLLETAKEQAVEVVGISFHLGSCGLEPQAFAQSVAAAQLVFEMGTELGYRMHLLDIGGGFPGTEDTRAQFEEIAAMINSALDLYFPDGCGVEIVARPGRYYVTSAFTFAASITAMEEVPTEQPGSDEEESGGKKSLVYHLSDGIYDTFSCLLFDSPCPRPQLHKKPCPDHPAHSSSLWGPPGHAEDCIADSLELPELQVGDWLIFEDMGAYTIATSSVLGGCPQPQITYAMSRVAWKAIQLFQGKPPQTEDNRESVCTPLSCGWEMADTLCVTPVFTPASII, from the exons ATGAATGGGTACTTGAACGAGTCCAACTTCATGATGGTGGAGGAGGGCTTCACCGCCAGAGACCTCCTGGAGAACCTCCTCGTGGAGCTGTGCCAGGCG ACCGACCAGCAAGCTTTCTTCGTGGCAGACCTTGGGGACATTGTGAAGAAATACCTGCATTTCCTGAAGGCCTTGCCCCGTGTGAAACCCTACTTCCCAGTTAAGTGCAACAGCAGCGAAGGAGTGATAAGGCTGCTGGCTGAGCTGGGGGCAGGCTTCGCCTGTACCAACAAG gcagagatcgCACGGGTTCAAGGCATCGGAGTCCCAGCTGACAAGATCTTCTACAGCAGCCCCTGCAAGCAGGTTGCCCACATCAAATACGCAGCCAACCACAGCGTGCAGCTGATGACCTTCGATAACGAGGTGGAGCTGAGCAAGGTGGCCAGGAGCCACCCTCATGCCAG CATGACGTTTGGGACCACGCTCAAGTCCTGCCGGCACCTGCTAGAGACAGCGAAGGAGCAGGCTGTGGAGGTTGTTGGCATCAG CTTTCACCTGGGGAGCTGCGGTCTGGAGCCCCAGGCCTTCGCTCAGTCTGTGGCTGCGGCGCAGCTGGTCTTCGAGATGGGCACAGAGCTGGGCTACCGGATGCACCTCCTGGACATTGGAGGGGGATTCCCTGGCACTGAGGACACCAGAGCCCAGTTCGAAGAG ATCGCTGCCATGATAAACTCTGCCTTGGACTTGTATTTCCCAGACGGCTGCGGGGTGGAGATCGTTGCGAGACCTGGGCGATACTACGTCACCTCCGCCTTCACCTTCGCTGCCAGCATCACTGCCATGGAAGAGGTTCCCACGGAGCAGCCTGGCTCTGATG agGAAGAGTCTGGTGGCAAGAAGAGCCTCGTCTATCACCTTAGCGATGGCATCTATGACACCTTCAGCTGCCTCCTGTTTGACAGCCCCTGCCCCAGACCTCAGCTGCACAAG AAACCCTGCCCAGACCACCCCGcgcacagcagcagcctctggggCCCCCCGGGACATGCAGAGGACTGCATTGCTGACAGCCTGGAGCTGCCCGAGCTGCAGGTTGGGGACTGGCTGATTTTCGAGGATATGGGTGCCTACACCATTGCAACCTCATCCGTGCTTGGGGGCTGTCCCCAGCCACAGATCACCTACGCCATGTCCCGCGTGGCCTG GAAAGCCATCCAGCTCTTCCAGGGAAAGCCACCGCAAACAGAAGACAACCGCGAGAGCGTCTGCACCCCGCTGTCCTGCGGCTGGGAGATGGCAGACACGCTCTGCGTCACCCCGGTCTTCACTCCGGCCAGCATCATCTGA
- the NDUFS5 gene encoding NADH dehydrogenase [ubiquinone] iron-sulfur protein 5, with the protein MPFWDLQNQLGIDMDRWMLRQSMPQPYGKAGACHAFEREWVECGHGLGQTRARRECQPEYEDFMECMHRTKLAVRLRTILEQRDKMIKEGKYTPPDYHKGKEDARP; encoded by the exons ATGCCGTTCTGGGATTTGCAGAACCAGCTGGGCATCGATATGGACCGGTGGATGCTGCGGCAGAGCATGCCTCAGCCCTACGGCAAGGCCGGGGCCTGTCACGCCTTCGAGCGCGAGTGGGTGGAGTGCGGGCACGGCCTGGGCCAGACCCGCGCCCGCCGCGAGTGCCAGCCCGAGTACGAGGACTTCATGGAGTGCATGCACCGCACCAAGCTG GCCGTGCGGCTCAGAACCATCCTTGAGCAGAGGGACAAGATGATCAAGGAAGGGAAGTACACGCCGCCCGACTACCACAAGGGCAAAGAGGATGCGCGGCCTTGA
- the AZIN2 gene encoding antizyme inhibitor 2 isoform X1, protein MNGYLNESNFMMVEEGFTARDLLENLLVELCQATDQQAFFVADLGDIVKKYLHFLKALPRVKPYFPVKCNSSEGVIRLLAELGAGFACTNKAEIARVQGIGVPADKIFYSSPCKQVAHIKYAANHSVQLMTFDNEVELSKVARSHPHARMLLGIAADSSPSTHPSMTFGTTLKSCRHLLETAKEQAVEVVGISFHLGSCGLEPQAFAQSVAAAQLVFEMGTELGYRMHLLDIGGGFPGTEDTRAQFEEIAAMINSALDLYFPDGCGVEIVARPGRYYVTSAFTFAASITAMEEVPTEQPGSDGRWDSGMGPPVSPSPAEPCPCSPPEEESGGKKSLVYHLSDGIYDTFSCLLFDSPCPRPQLHKKPCPDHPAHSSSLWGPPGHAEDCIADSLELPELQVGDWLIFEDMGAYTIATSSVLGGCPQPQITYAMSRVAWKAIQLFQGKPPQTEDNRESVCTPLSCGWEMADTLCVTPVFTPASII, encoded by the exons ATGAATGGGTACTTGAACGAGTCCAACTTCATGATGGTGGAGGAGGGCTTCACCGCCAGAGACCTCCTGGAGAACCTCCTCGTGGAGCTGTGCCAGGCG ACCGACCAGCAAGCTTTCTTCGTGGCAGACCTTGGGGACATTGTGAAGAAATACCTGCATTTCCTGAAGGCCTTGCCCCGTGTGAAACCCTACTTCCCAGTTAAGTGCAACAGCAGCGAAGGAGTGATAAGGCTGCTGGCTGAGCTGGGGGCAGGCTTCGCCTGTACCAACAAG gcagagatcgCACGGGTTCAAGGCATCGGAGTCCCAGCTGACAAGATCTTCTACAGCAGCCCCTGCAAGCAGGTTGCCCACATCAAATACGCAGCCAACCACAGCGTGCAGCTGATGACCTTCGATAACGAGGTGGAGCTGAGCAAGGTGGCCAGGAGCCACCCTCATGCCAG GATGTTGTTGGGTATTGCTGCTGACTCCAGCCCCTCTACCCATCCGAGCATGACGTTTGGGACCACGCTCAAGTCCTGCCGGCACCTGCTAGAGACAGCGAAGGAGCAGGCTGTGGAGGTTGTTGGCATCAG CTTTCACCTGGGGAGCTGCGGTCTGGAGCCCCAGGCCTTCGCTCAGTCTGTGGCTGCGGCGCAGCTGGTCTTCGAGATGGGCACAGAGCTGGGCTACCGGATGCACCTCCTGGACATTGGAGGGGGATTCCCTGGCACTGAGGACACCAGAGCCCAGTTCGAAGAG ATCGCTGCCATGATAAACTCTGCCTTGGACTTGTATTTCCCAGACGGCTGCGGGGTGGAGATCGTTGCGAGACCTGGGCGATACTACGTCACCTCCGCCTTCACCTTCGCTGCCAGCATCACTGCCATGGAAGAGGTTCCCACGGAGCAGCCTGGCTCTGATGGTAGGTGGGACAGCGGAATGGGCCCGCCTGTGTCCCCAAGCCCCGCtgagccctgtccctgctcccctccagagGAAGAGTCTGGTGGCAAGAAGAGCCTCGTCTATCACCTTAGCGATGGCATCTATGACACCTTCAGCTGCCTCCTGTTTGACAGCCCCTGCCCCAGACCTCAGCTGCACAAG AAACCCTGCCCAGACCACCCCGcgcacagcagcagcctctggggCCCCCCGGGACATGCAGAGGACTGCATTGCTGACAGCCTGGAGCTGCCCGAGCTGCAGGTTGGGGACTGGCTGATTTTCGAGGATATGGGTGCCTACACCATTGCAACCTCATCCGTGCTTGGGGGCTGTCCCCAGCCACAGATCACCTACGCCATGTCCCGCGTGGCCTG GAAAGCCATCCAGCTCTTCCAGGGAAAGCCACCGCAAACAGAAGACAACCGCGAGAGCGTCTGCACCCCGCTGTCCTGCGGCTGGGAGATGGCAGACACGCTCTGCGTCACCCCGGTCTTCACTCCGGCCAGCATCATCTGA
- the AZIN2 gene encoding antizyme inhibitor 2 isoform X2, translating into MNGYLNESNFMMVEEGFTARDLLENLLVELCQATDQQAFFVADLGDIVKKYLHFLKALPRVKPYFPVKCNSSEGVIRLLAELGAGFACTNKAEIARVQGIGVPADKIFYSSPCKQVAHIKYAANHSVQLMTFDNEVELSKVARSHPHARMLLGIAADSSPSTHPSMTFGTTLKSCRHLLETAKEQAVEVVGISFHLGSCGLEPQAFAQSVAAAQLVFEMGTELGYRMHLLDIGGGFPGTEDTRAQFEEIAAMINSALDLYFPDGCGVEIVARPGRYYVTSAFTFAASITAMEEVPTEQPGSDEEESGGKKSLVYHLSDGIYDTFSCLLFDSPCPRPQLHKKPCPDHPAHSSSLWGPPGHAEDCIADSLELPELQVGDWLIFEDMGAYTIATSSVLGGCPQPQITYAMSRVAWKAIQLFQGKPPQTEDNRESVCTPLSCGWEMADTLCVTPVFTPASII; encoded by the exons ATGAATGGGTACTTGAACGAGTCCAACTTCATGATGGTGGAGGAGGGCTTCACCGCCAGAGACCTCCTGGAGAACCTCCTCGTGGAGCTGTGCCAGGCG ACCGACCAGCAAGCTTTCTTCGTGGCAGACCTTGGGGACATTGTGAAGAAATACCTGCATTTCCTGAAGGCCTTGCCCCGTGTGAAACCCTACTTCCCAGTTAAGTGCAACAGCAGCGAAGGAGTGATAAGGCTGCTGGCTGAGCTGGGGGCAGGCTTCGCCTGTACCAACAAG gcagagatcgCACGGGTTCAAGGCATCGGAGTCCCAGCTGACAAGATCTTCTACAGCAGCCCCTGCAAGCAGGTTGCCCACATCAAATACGCAGCCAACCACAGCGTGCAGCTGATGACCTTCGATAACGAGGTGGAGCTGAGCAAGGTGGCCAGGAGCCACCCTCATGCCAG GATGTTGTTGGGTATTGCTGCTGACTCCAGCCCCTCTACCCATCCGAGCATGACGTTTGGGACCACGCTCAAGTCCTGCCGGCACCTGCTAGAGACAGCGAAGGAGCAGGCTGTGGAGGTTGTTGGCATCAG CTTTCACCTGGGGAGCTGCGGTCTGGAGCCCCAGGCCTTCGCTCAGTCTGTGGCTGCGGCGCAGCTGGTCTTCGAGATGGGCACAGAGCTGGGCTACCGGATGCACCTCCTGGACATTGGAGGGGGATTCCCTGGCACTGAGGACACCAGAGCCCAGTTCGAAGAG ATCGCTGCCATGATAAACTCTGCCTTGGACTTGTATTTCCCAGACGGCTGCGGGGTGGAGATCGTTGCGAGACCTGGGCGATACTACGTCACCTCCGCCTTCACCTTCGCTGCCAGCATCACTGCCATGGAAGAGGTTCCCACGGAGCAGCCTGGCTCTGATG agGAAGAGTCTGGTGGCAAGAAGAGCCTCGTCTATCACCTTAGCGATGGCATCTATGACACCTTCAGCTGCCTCCTGTTTGACAGCCCCTGCCCCAGACCTCAGCTGCACAAG AAACCCTGCCCAGACCACCCCGcgcacagcagcagcctctggggCCCCCCGGGACATGCAGAGGACTGCATTGCTGACAGCCTGGAGCTGCCCGAGCTGCAGGTTGGGGACTGGCTGATTTTCGAGGATATGGGTGCCTACACCATTGCAACCTCATCCGTGCTTGGGGGCTGTCCCCAGCCACAGATCACCTACGCCATGTCCCGCGTGGCCTG GAAAGCCATCCAGCTCTTCCAGGGAAAGCCACCGCAAACAGAAGACAACCGCGAGAGCGTCTGCACCCCGCTGTCCTGCGGCTGGGAGATGGCAGACACGCTCTGCGTCACCCCGGTCTTCACTCCGGCCAGCATCATCTGA